From Spirochaetaceae bacterium, a single genomic window includes:
- a CDS encoding Gfo/Idh/MocA family oxidoreductase, with the protein MANTDTIRVGIIGAGGIVLLRHIPGLKKIDGVTLVSVCNRSRASSERIAREHGIETIYDDWRELVNAGGTDAVFVGTWPYLHCPATLAALAAGKHVFTQARMAMNASEARKMLAASRSNPHLVTQICPAPHTLAVDRTVRRLIVEGYLGDLLAVEICDGGAFIDRDAPLHWRNDESLSGMNIMTMGMLYETILKWVGPATRITALANTFVKARRVDDGTLRATTIPDHLVVLGELACGAQLTLQTSSVMGHGWSGVTVYGSEATLRYKLFDDKLYAARRGAEGDDPFQPIDIPAAEFGPWRAEEEFVSAIRGQEQVTHINFVDGVRYMEFSEAVHRSLREQRTVAVPFQ; encoded by the coding sequence ATGGCCAACACTGACACCATTCGCGTCGGGATTATCGGCGCCGGCGGCATCGTCCTGCTGCGTCATATCCCCGGGCTCAAGAAGATCGACGGCGTGACGCTGGTGAGCGTGTGCAACCGCAGCCGCGCTTCCTCGGAGAGGATCGCGCGCGAGCACGGCATCGAAACGATCTACGACGACTGGCGCGAGTTGGTGAACGCCGGCGGCACCGACGCCGTGTTCGTCGGCACCTGGCCCTACCTGCACTGTCCGGCCACCCTGGCCGCGCTGGCGGCCGGCAAGCACGTGTTCACGCAGGCGCGCATGGCGATGAATGCCTCCGAGGCACGCAAGATGCTGGCCGCGTCGCGCAGCAACCCGCACCTGGTCACCCAGATCTGCCCCGCGCCGCACACCCTGGCGGTGGACCGCACCGTGCGCCGGCTGATCGTCGAAGGCTACCTCGGCGACCTGCTGGCCGTCGAAATCTGCGATGGGGGCGCGTTCATCGACCGCGACGCACCGCTGCACTGGCGCAACGACGAGTCGCTGAGCGGCATGAACATCATGACCATGGGCATGCTGTACGAGACCATCCTGAAGTGGGTCGGGCCCGCCACCCGCATCACCGCCCTGGCGAACACCTTCGTCAAGGCGCGCCGGGTGGACGACGGCACCCTGCGCGCCACCACCATCCCCGATCACCTGGTGGTGCTCGGCGAGCTGGCGTGCGGCGCGCAACTCACGCTACAGACCTCGTCGGTGATGGGCCACGGCTGGAGCGGAGTGACGGTGTACGGCAGCGAGGCGACACTGCGCTACAAGCTGTTCGACGACAAGCTGTACGCCGCCCGCCGCGGCGCCGAGGGCGACGATCCGTTCCAGCCGATCGACATCCCTGCCGCCGAGTTCGGCCCCTGGCGCGCCGAGGAGGAGTTCGTGAGCGCCATCCGCGGCCAGGAACAGGTCACCCACATCAACTTCGTGGACGGGGTGCGCTACATGGAGTTCTCGGAGGCCGTGCACCGCAGCCTGCGCGAGCAGCGCACCGTAGCCGTCCCCTTTCAATAG
- a CDS encoding LLM class flavin-dependent oxidoreductase, whose protein sequence is MKFGVQVNCYGTSWDRIRASIEAMEKGPWDSLWFADHLLPPVSDDKVKPNLEREQGTAFEGYTLIAVAAGMTRKLRLGHLVLGNPYRNPGLLAKMAATLDQASEGRFTLSLGAGWFDREHVAYGWGTFPTMRELSDRLEESCGLIRRLFTADGPVTHHGRYYRLEQAPLSPGCYQEPHVPILVGGTGEQRTLRTLAKYGDIMNYDGWAGRGMSIEVFRHKVSVLERHCEAVGRDPAEIKRSLLMPLVITDDPAAVERSKQFFGRRANTRYGNYAGRLMEAQEVEAAVGSLNEVIDLIGRFADEGVDEIMFGAIPTGDVEALQRVEQDVVAVFSR, encoded by the coding sequence ATGAAGTTCGGAGTACAAGTGAACTGTTACGGGACCAGTTGGGACCGGATCCGCGCGTCGATCGAGGCGATGGAGAAGGGCCCGTGGGACAGCCTCTGGTTTGCCGACCACTTGCTCCCGCCGGTCTCGGACGACAAGGTGAAGCCCAACCTCGAACGGGAGCAGGGCACGGCGTTCGAGGGCTACACACTGATCGCGGTGGCGGCCGGCATGACCCGCAAGCTGCGGCTCGGCCATCTCGTGCTCGGCAACCCGTACCGCAATCCCGGGCTGCTGGCGAAGATGGCGGCGACCCTCGACCAGGCATCCGAGGGGCGCTTCACGCTGTCGCTCGGCGCCGGCTGGTTCGACCGCGAGCACGTCGCCTACGGCTGGGGCACATTCCCGACCATGCGGGAGCTGTCGGACCGCCTGGAGGAATCGTGCGGCCTGATTCGCAGGCTGTTCACCGCCGACGGGCCCGTTACCCACCACGGCCGCTACTACCGGCTGGAGCAGGCGCCGCTGTCGCCGGGGTGCTACCAGGAGCCGCACGTGCCGATCCTGGTCGGCGGCACCGGCGAGCAGCGGACCCTGCGTACGCTGGCCAAGTACGGCGACATCATGAACTACGACGGCTGGGCGGGACGCGGCATGTCGATCGAGGTGTTCCGTCACAAGGTCAGCGTGCTGGAGCGCCACTGCGAGGCCGTTGGGCGTGACCCGGCGGAGATCAAGCGTTCGCTGCTGATGCCGCTGGTGATCACCGACGACCCGGCGGCCGTCGAGCGGTCCAAGCAGTTCTTCGGCCGGCGCGCCAACACCCGCTACGGCAACTACGCCGGCCGCTTGATGGAGGCGCAGGAGGTCGAGGCCGCGGTCGGGTCGCTGAACGAGGTGATCGACCTGATCGGCAGGTTCGCCGACGAGGGAGTCGACGAGATCATGTTCGGCGCAATTCCGACCGGCGACGTGGAGGCACTGCAGCGGGTCGAGCAGGACGTCGTCGCGGTATTTTCGCGTTAG
- a CDS encoding DUF2384 domain-containing protein, which produces MDEVGRPNGNNGDFNLARAAAAALGGTAAIGIEVATDFDMARAVELGFSLRTIEALRLRGVSGEEISQLIIKPATLSHRKQTGRKLTVDESDRASRVARVLALAENTFANKGKAARWLHKDLKSFDGRRPIDLIRTTDGNRIVEDLLGKIAWGAAA; this is translated from the coding sequence ATGGACGAAGTCGGTCGGCCAAACGGCAACAACGGTGACTTCAACTTGGCGCGAGCGGCCGCCGCCGCACTTGGCGGCACGGCGGCCATCGGCATCGAGGTTGCGACGGACTTCGACATGGCCAGGGCCGTGGAGCTAGGTTTTTCGCTGCGCACGATCGAGGCGCTCCGGCTACGAGGGGTCAGCGGCGAGGAGATCAGCCAACTCATCATCAAGCCGGCCACCCTGTCACATCGCAAACAGACCGGGAGGAAACTAACGGTTGACGAATCCGACCGTGCCTCCCGAGTCGCCCGCGTACTGGCACTCGCCGAGAACACCTTTGCCAACAAAGGCAAAGCCGCCCGATGGTTGCACAAGGATCTGAAATCGTTCGACGGTCGCCGTCCCATCGACCTGATCCGTACTACCGACGGCAACCGCATCGTGGAAGACCTGCTGGGCAAGATCGCCTGGGGCGCCGCCGCCTGA
- a CDS encoding ABC transporter permease has product MAKSANTQRHWLVDLLVRMVRTKPLGTACGVVVLALIVVAVFADLLAPYPYDEIYLMEILEPPSARHLLGTDNVGRDFLSRIIHGARVSLLVGLAATTISVVVAVLVGGVTGFLGGKLDLVVQRFVDAWIAFPGLLLLLTLMSVLGRGVLQIILVLGISGGIGSGSRVVRSAVIGIKENVYFEAGDAIGSTTWRMLTRHVLPNIAPPVIIIFSISIGGYILSAASLSFLGFGLPPDVPDWGGMLSREGRTYMEAAPRLALWPGLCLTLVVYSLNMFGDALRDLLDPRLRGSDR; this is encoded by the coding sequence ATGGCGAAGTCCGCGAACACGCAGCGTCACTGGCTGGTCGATCTCCTGGTCAGGATGGTCAGGACCAAGCCGCTCGGCACCGCCTGCGGGGTCGTCGTGCTGGCACTGATCGTGGTCGCGGTGTTCGCCGACCTGCTGGCGCCCTACCCGTACGACGAGATTTACCTGATGGAGATCCTGGAACCGCCGTCGGCACGCCACCTGCTGGGCACCGACAACGTGGGGCGGGACTTCCTGAGCCGCATCATCCACGGCGCCCGGGTGTCGCTGCTGGTCGGCCTGGCCGCCACCACCATCAGTGTCGTGGTGGCGGTCCTGGTGGGCGGCGTCACCGGATTCCTGGGCGGCAAGCTGGACCTGGTGGTGCAGCGGTTCGTGGATGCGTGGATCGCTTTTCCGGGACTGCTCCTGCTGCTCACCCTGATGTCGGTCCTGGGCCGCGGCGTGCTGCAGATCATCCTGGTGCTCGGCATCTCGGGCGGCATCGGCAGCGGCTCACGGGTGGTGCGGTCGGCGGTGATCGGCATCAAGGAGAACGTCTACTTCGAGGCGGGAGACGCGATCGGCTCCACCACGTGGCGCATGCTGACCCGCCACGTGCTGCCCAACATCGCGCCGCCGGTGATCATCATCTTCAGCATCAGCATCGGCGGCTACATCCTGAGCGCGGCGTCGCTCAGCTTCCTCGGCTTCGGCCTGCCCCCCGACGTCCCCGACTGGGGCGGCATGCTGAGCCGCGAGGGGCGCACCTACATGGAGGCGGCGCCCCGCCTGGCGCTGTGGCCGGGCCTGTGCCTGACGCTGGTCGTGTACAGCCTGAACATGTTCGGCGACGCCCTGCGCGACCTGCTCGACCCCCGCCTCCGGGGCAGCGACCGGTAA
- a CDS encoding ABC transporter substrate-binding protein produces MIRNCRLPVAALLGLVLAATGAWASSVSEEAPAAAMEKEMVLDPTTGEMISAPEYGGTITSLFHPGWQTEHADMWHFRSVIHPTKIVLERMGGGDWGLPRDEFAFAGAIPNLPQYTGRLAESWEQPDATTIVLNIRKGVKWHDKEPVNGRELVADDVVFNFNRNLGLGEFAADGPSPVISVLGTLPVESVTATDSHTVVFTLQQPMLAALYHIVGDIYGNQYPPEVIRQDGDAKDWNKLIGTGPFMFTERVADVSFTYTKHPDYWGFDEKFPDNRLPYADEFRALIMPDESTRLAALRSGQLDVLGGPAAYALSPGPATEGLTRTNPELKQFSYQNRSQNSAAFNVKAPPFDDVRVRRAMQMALDLDTVAATYFKGYADPTPRGVVGIANTGYAFPVAEWSDELRGYYSYDPEGAERLLDEAGYPRGADGVRLKTVFNAHPSPAATDQGFVAIMIQFWDAIGVDVELLVADGAAFGPMIQNADYEGILWFITGWNRPLPVTTIGWQATGAYNNATGHSVPEYDAMIAAVGAATTVEEERQLILEADQYLVENHLYLWGPIMPQVAVTQPWIVGYNGENNLGDVDSYAIFARLWIDHATKESMGP; encoded by the coding sequence ATGATACGAAACTGCAGACTGCCGGTTGCGGCACTGCTCGGGTTGGTTCTGGCCGCGACCGGCGCGTGGGCGAGCTCGGTCAGCGAGGAGGCACCGGCCGCGGCGATGGAGAAGGAAATGGTGCTCGACCCCACCACCGGCGAAATGATCAGCGCGCCGGAGTACGGCGGCACCATCACCAGCCTGTTCCATCCCGGCTGGCAGACCGAGCATGCCGACATGTGGCACTTCCGCTCTGTCATCCACCCTACCAAGATCGTCCTGGAGCGAATGGGCGGCGGTGACTGGGGACTGCCGAGAGACGAATTCGCCTTCGCGGGCGCCATTCCGAATCTGCCGCAATACACCGGCAGGCTGGCCGAGAGCTGGGAACAGCCCGACGCCACCACGATCGTGCTCAACATCCGCAAGGGGGTGAAGTGGCACGACAAGGAACCGGTGAACGGCCGCGAGCTGGTCGCCGACGACGTCGTGTTCAACTTCAACCGCAACCTGGGGCTGGGCGAGTTTGCCGCGGATGGACCAAGCCCGGTAATCAGCGTGCTCGGCACGCTGCCGGTCGAATCGGTCACGGCAACCGACAGCCATACGGTCGTGTTCACGTTGCAGCAACCGATGCTCGCCGCGCTGTACCACATCGTCGGCGACATCTACGGCAATCAGTACCCGCCGGAAGTGATCAGGCAGGACGGCGACGCCAAGGATTGGAACAAGCTGATAGGCACCGGGCCGTTCATGTTCACCGAGAGGGTGGCAGACGTTTCCTTTACCTATACCAAGCACCCGGACTACTGGGGCTTCGACGAGAAATTTCCGGACAACCGCCTGCCTTACGCCGACGAGTTCAGGGCCCTGATCATGCCGGACGAATCGACGCGCCTGGCGGCGCTGCGGTCGGGCCAGCTCGACGTGCTCGGTGGTCCCGCCGCGTATGCGCTGTCACCCGGCCCCGCGACCGAGGGTCTGACGCGAACCAACCCCGAGCTCAAACAGTTTTCGTACCAGAATCGCAGCCAGAATTCCGCCGCTTTCAACGTGAAGGCGCCGCCGTTCGACGACGTTCGCGTGCGCCGGGCAATGCAGATGGCCCTGGATCTGGATACCGTTGCGGCCACCTACTTCAAGGGCTATGCGGATCCCACACCTCGCGGCGTGGTCGGCATCGCCAACACGGGGTACGCGTTCCCGGTGGCGGAGTGGTCCGACGAGCTCAGGGGCTACTACAGTTATGACCCGGAAGGTGCGGAGCGGCTGCTCGACGAGGCCGGATATCCGCGCGGCGCCGACGGCGTCAGGCTCAAGACCGTATTCAACGCCCATCCTTCTCCAGCGGCGACCGATCAGGGCTTTGTCGCGATAATGATCCAGTTCTGGGATGCGATTGGCGTCGACGTGGAGCTCTTGGTCGCGGATGGCGCGGCATTCGGCCCGATGATCCAGAATGCCGACTACGAAGGGATTCTCTGGTTCATCACCGGCTGGAACCGGCCGCTTCCCGTTACCACCATCGGCTGGCAAGCCACGGGTGCGTACAACAACGCCACCGGGCACAGCGTACCGGAGTACGACGCGATGATCGCCGCCGTGGGCGCGGCGACGACGGTCGAGGAGGAGCGGCAGTTGATCCTGGAGGCGGATCAGTACCTGGTCGAGAACCACCTGTACCTGTGGGGTCCGATCATGCCGCAGGTTGCGGTGACGCAGCCGTGGATCGTCGGCTACAACGGCGAAAACAACCTGGGCGACGTGGACAGCTACGCGATCTTCGCGCGCCTGTGGATCGACCACGCGACCAAGGAGTCGATGGGGCCGTAG
- a CDS encoding ABC transporter permease, which produces MRAYVIRRVLLVIPTLFILSVLVFLSVRFLPGDAIDVMLDKAGWIGAVNVDREALEQMLGLDRPAYVQYGRWIGGIVLRGTLGDSLWGGEAIEGKIIERLPVTLELGFLAIVIGLLIALPVGVYSAIRQDTAGDYAGRTVAVIGLAMPNFWLGVMVMLYPVIWWGWSPSIELIRFTDDPLGNLGMFLAPSLILGTAMAASTMRMTRTMMLEVLRQDYVRTAWAKGLSERLVVVRHAMKNAFIPVVTLVGLQLPLLVGGSVIMENIFVLPGLGRVLLTALTDRDYPVVMGVNLCFGAVVLGVNLLIDLAYPYLDPRVRYQ; this is translated from the coding sequence ATGAGAGCGTACGTCATCCGGCGGGTGCTGCTGGTCATACCCACGCTGTTCATCCTGAGCGTCCTGGTCTTTCTCTCGGTGCGCTTCCTGCCCGGCGACGCGATCGACGTCATGCTGGACAAGGCGGGCTGGATCGGCGCGGTCAACGTGGACCGGGAAGCGTTGGAGCAGATGCTCGGGCTGGACCGGCCCGCCTACGTGCAGTACGGACGCTGGATCGGCGGCATCGTGCTGCGCGGCACGCTCGGCGACTCGCTGTGGGGCGGCGAGGCGATCGAGGGCAAGATCATCGAGCGCCTGCCGGTAACGCTGGAACTCGGCTTCCTGGCGATCGTGATCGGGCTGCTGATCGCGCTGCCGGTGGGCGTCTACTCGGCGATTCGGCAGGACACGGCCGGCGACTACGCCGGCCGCACGGTCGCCGTGATCGGCCTGGCCATGCCCAACTTCTGGCTCGGGGTGATGGTGATGCTTTACCCGGTGATCTGGTGGGGCTGGTCGCCGTCGATCGAGCTGATCCGCTTCACCGACGACCCGCTCGGCAACCTCGGCATGTTCCTGGCGCCGAGCTTGATTCTCGGTACCGCGATGGCGGCGAGCACCATGCGCATGACGCGCACCATGATGCTGGAGGTGCTGCGCCAGGACTACGTCCGCACCGCCTGGGCCAAGGGCCTGAGCGAGCGCCTGGTGGTGGTCCGGCACGCGATGAAGAACGCGTTCATCCCGGTGGTGACCCTGGTCGGCCTGCAGCTTCCCCTCCTGGTGGGCGGCTCGGTGATCATGGAGAACATCTTCGTGCTGCCGGGGTTGGGGCGGGTGCTGCTGACCGCGCTGACCGACCGCGACTACCCGGTCGTGATGGGAGTGAACCTGTGCTTCGGCGCCGTGGTGCTGGGGGTGAACCTGCTGATCGACCTGGCCTACCCCTACCTGGACCCGCGGGTCCGCTACCAATAA